Proteins encoded in a region of the Spiribacter sp. 1M189 genome:
- a CDS encoding TIGR02444 family protein, which produces MSRQSKETAAEVWSLTLATYAGEGVAAACIGLQDRHGVGVSNLLALMGLSAVGYPVRDAHTMDRVLRRAEAWQERVIDPLRGVRRELPDAAPAEIEKAARDVRRALLNQEIETERLQQELVVTDVLHNVTGMAGVSTDVERVRSAESVARLYLARFVEVWSDVEEAALQCLLDAMAGDRAGPSPH; this is translated from the coding sequence ATGTCGAGGCAGAGCAAAGAGACCGCCGCTGAAGTCTGGTCGCTGACACTCGCCACCTACGCTGGTGAGGGGGTGGCGGCGGCCTGCATTGGGCTCCAGGATCGCCACGGGGTTGGCGTCAGTAACCTTCTTGCACTCATGGGGCTGTCTGCCGTGGGCTACCCCGTGAGAGATGCCCACACCATGGACAGGGTCTTGCGAAGGGCCGAGGCCTGGCAGGAGAGGGTCATTGACCCCCTGCGCGGGGTGCGGCGCGAGCTTCCGGATGCCGCGCCGGCGGAGATTGAGAAGGCCGCAAGGGATGTCCGGCGGGCACTTCTCAACCAGGAGATCGAGACCGAGCGCCTGCAGCAGGAACTCGTCGTCACCGACGTTCTGCACAACGTGACCGGGATGGCAGGAGTATCCACCGATGTCGAGCGGGTGCGTTCGGCGGAGAGCGTGGCCAGGCTATACCTGGCCCGCTTTGTCGAGGTCTGGAGTGACGTCGAGGAGGCAGCGCTGCAGTGCCTCCTCGACGCGATGGCGGGCGACCGCGCCGGGCCGTCGCCGCATTAG
- a CDS encoding NAD(P)-dependent oxidoreductase: MKVGVAGLGVMGRAMARNLASAGLLAGVWNRTRSRGEAVAEELNVSLADDPAALARLCEVVITCVSADEDLLEVIEALRPGLAAGKVVVDTSTVGVDTAETVAERLHEEGVAFLDAPVTGGPEGAEAGTLQIMVGGDPEVLERIQPAMLAIGSQATHFGPAGYGQRAKAVNQVMVAGIVQAISEALSFADASGLDTERLLPVLTGGAAGSRLLERRGSRILAGDFEPGFRVVLHHKDLNLCRRLLQSMDVNLPMVEMTIKHYERLIEQGYGEEDTSALYRLKRQLFETGNRKSL; the protein is encoded by the coding sequence ATGAAGGTGGGAGTCGCTGGGCTTGGTGTCATGGGTCGGGCCATGGCCCGCAACCTCGCCTCGGCCGGGCTGCTGGCCGGGGTCTGGAACCGAACGCGGTCACGCGGAGAGGCCGTGGCCGAAGAACTGAATGTGTCCCTGGCCGACGATCCGGCGGCGCTTGCTCGTCTATGCGAGGTCGTGATCACCTGCGTGAGTGCGGATGAGGACCTGCTGGAGGTCATCGAGGCGCTGCGTCCGGGGCTGGCTGCCGGCAAGGTGGTCGTCGATACCTCGACGGTCGGCGTGGATACGGCGGAAACCGTGGCGGAACGCCTGCACGAGGAGGGTGTCGCTTTCCTGGATGCGCCGGTGACCGGTGGCCCGGAGGGCGCCGAGGCCGGCACATTGCAGATCATGGTCGGTGGCGACCCCGAGGTGCTTGAGCGGATCCAGCCGGCCATGCTCGCCATTGGCAGCCAGGCCACGCATTTCGGGCCGGCCGGCTATGGTCAGCGGGCCAAGGCGGTCAATCAGGTGATGGTCGCTGGTATCGTCCAGGCGATCAGCGAGGCATTGTCCTTCGCCGATGCCAGCGGGCTCGATACCGAGCGGTTGCTTCCGGTGCTCACTGGTGGCGCAGCGGGCAGTCGGCTGCTTGAGCGTCGCGGGAGTCGCATCCTGGCAGGCGACTTCGAGCCGGGTTTTCGCGTGGTGCTGCACCACAAGGATCTCAATCTATGCCGACGTCTGCTGCAGTCCATGGACGTGAATCTGCCCATGGTGGAAATGACCATCAAGCATTACGAGCGGCTGATCGAGCAGGGCTACGGCGAAGAGGACACGTCGGCTCTGTACCGGCTGAAGCGCCAACTGTTCGAAACCGGTAATCGCAAGAGCCTCTGA
- the argS gene encoding arginine--tRNA ligase yields MKEELADLLRQALQSLADSESLSLPESVDIQLERGRGSGHGDYASNLAMRLAKPVGKPPRELATALVERLPVHPHVDRAEVAGPGFINFFLTQDAANAVVERIHREAGEFGRSNHGAGERVIIEYVSANPTGPLHVGHGRGAAFGGALGNVLEAAGYDVHHEYYVNDAGRQIHILAVSVLIRYLEHRGEAIEFPANGYRGDYIHAIARDLEAEAGERYRITASELTDGLPADAHAGGDKERYIDALTDRARTLLGPTHYREIVDASIEAIRHDIEEDLAAFGVRYDRWFSERDLVETGAVERALQRLQAAGTLYEQDGAQWFRSTDYGDDKDRVVRRADGQTTYFASDIAYHLDKFERGFGRAIDVFGADHHGYMARVRASLAAFDHDTARLEFRLVQFAILYRGHERLPMSTRSGEFVTLRELREEVGNDAARFFYVMRRPEQHLDFDLELAKSQSNDNPVYYIQYAHARVCSVLRQMTDRGIDHDLDRGLGAIDRLSEDHEQLLLQTLGRYTEVVEGAAISHEPHQIAQYLRELAGGFHTYYNAHTFLVEDAALRDARLALIQAIRQVIRNGLGLLGVSAPDRM; encoded by the coding sequence ATGAAAGAAGAACTGGCCGATCTGCTTCGTCAGGCACTGCAGTCCCTGGCCGACAGTGAGTCACTCAGCCTGCCCGAGTCGGTGGATATCCAGCTCGAGCGGGGTCGCGGCAGCGGCCATGGGGATTACGCCAGCAATCTGGCGATGCGTCTTGCCAAACCGGTCGGTAAACCACCACGGGAGCTCGCTACGGCCCTGGTGGAGAGGCTGCCCGTCCATCCCCATGTCGATCGCGCCGAGGTCGCCGGTCCCGGCTTCATCAATTTCTTCCTGACCCAGGATGCCGCCAACGCCGTTGTCGAGCGCATCCACCGCGAGGCGGGGGAGTTCGGCCGATCCAATCACGGCGCTGGCGAGCGGGTCATCATCGAATACGTCTCAGCCAACCCCACCGGCCCGCTTCATGTCGGACATGGCCGCGGCGCCGCATTCGGCGGAGCCCTGGGCAACGTTCTGGAGGCGGCCGGCTATGATGTGCATCACGAGTACTACGTCAATGATGCCGGCCGTCAGATCCACATCCTGGCCGTGAGTGTACTGATCCGCTACCTGGAACATCGCGGCGAGGCGATCGAGTTCCCGGCCAACGGCTATCGCGGCGATTATATCCATGCCATCGCCCGTGATCTCGAGGCCGAGGCGGGAGAACGCTACCGTATCACCGCCTCGGAGCTGACCGATGGCCTACCCGCGGATGCCCATGCCGGCGGTGACAAGGAACGCTACATCGATGCCCTGACCGACCGGGCACGAACCCTTCTGGGCCCGACACACTACCGGGAGATCGTCGACGCCTCGATCGAGGCCATTCGGCACGACATCGAAGAGGACCTGGCCGCCTTTGGCGTTCGCTACGACCGCTGGTTCAGCGAGCGTGATCTGGTGGAGACCGGTGCCGTGGAGCGCGCCCTGCAACGTCTGCAGGCGGCTGGAACACTCTACGAACAGGATGGCGCCCAGTGGTTCCGCTCTACCGACTACGGCGACGACAAGGATCGTGTGGTCCGGCGGGCAGACGGACAGACCACCTACTTCGCCTCGGACATCGCTTATCATCTGGATAAGTTCGAGCGCGGCTTCGGGCGCGCCATCGATGTGTTCGGAGCCGATCACCACGGCTACATGGCCCGCGTGCGGGCCAGTCTGGCGGCATTCGACCATGACACCGCGCGCCTCGAGTTCCGGCTTGTACAGTTCGCGATCCTCTACCGTGGCCACGAGCGGCTGCCCATGTCCACCCGGTCGGGGGAGTTCGTCACACTGCGCGAACTCCGCGAGGAGGTTGGCAATGACGCTGCCCGGTTTTTCTACGTCATGCGCCGACCCGAGCAGCATCTGGACTTCGATCTCGAGCTGGCCAAGTCCCAGTCCAATGACAACCCGGTCTACTACATCCAGTATGCCCATGCGCGGGTCTGCAGCGTGCTGCGGCAGATGACCGACCGCGGCATCGATCATGACCTCGACAGGGGGCTCGGCGCCATTGACCGGCTCTCCGAGGATCACGAACAGCTCCTGCTGCAGACGCTCGGACGATATACCGAGGTGGTCGAGGGCGCGGCCATCAGCCACGAGCCCCATCAGATCGCCCAGTACCTGAGGGAACTGGCAGGCGGGTTCCATACCTACTACAACGCCCATACCTTCCTGGTCGAAGACGCGGCGCTGCGCGACGCCCGCCTGGCGCTGATTCAGGCGATCCGCCAGGTCATCCGCAATGGACTGGGGCTGCTGGGCGTGTCGGCGCCGGACCGGATGTAA
- a CDS encoding primosomal protein N', with the protein MTKTIRVAVPGPFPEPLDYLVPLRMPLPPRGSRVRVPLGRRELVGVVTAAPTTSNLPSDRLRTIITVLDDEPLLDEEMTSLIEWAAHYYHHPPGDAYLAALPVRLRQGQPAEPAIESAWAITAEGREINPHALERRAPRQAALLEALQAEGSLSTARLAGFDGDARGALQRLVERGLASLTQAPDYGLILGRGEESNLTLNEEQVEAARAIQPGPGHEVVLIDGVTGSGKTEVYLDAIARALTQGLQTLIIVPEIGLTPQLVRRFQQRLSGRIAVLHSGLGDGERLNAWLAARAGEADVIIGTRSAAFVPLPRPGLIVIDEEHDASLKQQEGFRYSARDLAVLRAHRLDIPVVLGSATPSLESLENVRRGRYTCCRLRQRAGEARPPVIQLLDMRGQPTQDGLSRPLVEQIQRHLQANGQVLLFLNRRGFAPTLICHECGWLAECDRCDARYTYHRGRRRLQCHHCDRDRPVPHHCPSCGSVDLRPLGLGTERIETALQAAFPDTPPARIDRDSTRRRGSFERQMEAARRGETRLLLGTQMLAKGHHLPAVTLVAIIDADQGLFGADFRAPERLAQLVVQVAGRAGRAERAGEVAIQTHHPEHPLLQMLVHGGYPAFAEAALAEREAAGLPPARAMALLRAEATSREAPQAFLKSALAEAPHDPRVERLGPYPAPMERRAGRYRAQVMLQSDLRAPLQNLLTQWLPALGSLPEARRVRWSIDVDPAETL; encoded by the coding sequence ATGACCAAGACCATTCGCGTCGCTGTGCCCGGGCCCTTTCCCGAACCACTCGATTACCTGGTGCCCTTGCGTATGCCCCTGCCCCCGCGTGGCTCACGGGTTCGTGTGCCGCTGGGCCGCCGCGAACTGGTCGGTGTCGTGACCGCTGCGCCGACCACCAGCAACCTCCCGTCGGATCGTCTGAGAACAATCATCACGGTGCTCGACGACGAGCCGCTGCTCGATGAGGAGATGACGAGCCTGATCGAATGGGCGGCGCATTACTATCATCATCCCCCGGGTGACGCCTATCTGGCTGCCTTGCCGGTCCGCCTGCGACAGGGCCAGCCGGCCGAGCCTGCCATTGAGTCCGCTTGGGCGATCACCGCCGAGGGCCGGGAGATCAATCCGCACGCCCTGGAACGCCGCGCCCCGCGGCAGGCCGCACTGCTGGAGGCGCTACAGGCGGAGGGGAGCCTGTCGACGGCCCGGCTTGCCGGGTTTGACGGCGACGCCCGTGGCGCGTTGCAGCGCCTTGTCGAGCGCGGTCTGGCCTCGCTCACGCAGGCTCCCGACTATGGGCTGATCCTCGGCCGCGGCGAAGAATCGAACCTGACACTCAATGAGGAGCAGGTCGAGGCGGCTCGAGCGATTCAACCCGGTCCGGGTCACGAGGTCGTCCTCATCGACGGCGTCACCGGCAGCGGCAAGACCGAGGTCTATCTGGATGCCATCGCCCGCGCCCTGACCCAGGGTCTTCAGACACTGATCATCGTGCCCGAGATCGGACTCACGCCACAGCTCGTCCGCCGCTTCCAGCAGCGACTGTCGGGCCGTATCGCCGTACTGCATTCCGGACTGGGGGACGGTGAGCGCCTCAACGCCTGGCTCGCCGCGCGGGCCGGCGAAGCGGACGTCATCATCGGTACACGGTCGGCCGCCTTCGTACCGCTGCCACGGCCGGGCCTGATCGTCATCGACGAGGAGCATGACGCCTCGCTCAAGCAACAGGAGGGTTTCCGCTACTCGGCCCGGGATCTGGCCGTGCTGCGGGCCCACCGGCTGGATATTCCCGTTGTACTGGGCTCTGCCACCCCCTCGCTGGAGAGCCTCGAGAACGTGCGCCGGGGGCGCTACACGTGCTGCCGACTGCGGCAGCGAGCCGGTGAAGCACGGCCGCCGGTCATCCAGCTGCTGGACATGCGCGGTCAACCCACTCAGGACGGCCTGTCACGGCCGCTTGTCGAGCAGATCCAGCGACATCTGCAGGCCAACGGCCAGGTGCTTTTATTTCTCAACCGGCGCGGCTTCGCTCCCACGCTGATCTGTCATGAATGCGGATGGCTTGCGGAGTGTGATCGTTGCGACGCCCGATACACCTATCACCGCGGACGCCGGCGGCTGCAATGTCACCACTGCGATCGGGACCGCCCGGTCCCGCACCATTGCCCGAGTTGCGGAAGCGTCGACCTACGGCCGCTGGGCCTCGGCACCGAGCGCATTGAAACCGCGCTGCAGGCCGCCTTTCCCGACACGCCGCCCGCGCGCATCGATCGGGACAGCACCCGCCGACGGGGCAGTTTCGAGCGTCAGATGGAGGCGGCGAGGCGCGGTGAGACCCGGCTGCTTCTGGGAACCCAAATGCTGGCGAAGGGCCACCACCTGCCGGCGGTCACGCTGGTCGCCATCATTGATGCCGACCAGGGGCTCTTTGGCGCGGACTTCCGCGCGCCGGAGCGCCTCGCGCAACTCGTGGTTCAAGTCGCTGGCCGGGCAGGCCGAGCCGAACGGGCCGGCGAAGTGGCCATCCAGACGCATCACCCCGAGCATCCGCTTCTGCAGATGCTGGTCCACGGCGGCTACCCGGCGTTCGCCGAGGCCGCATTGGCCGAGCGCGAGGCCGCAGGCCTGCCGCCGGCACGGGCCATGGCCCTGTTAAGGGCCGAGGCGACCTCCCGAGAGGCACCGCAGGCATTCCTCAAATCCGCATTGGCCGAGGCCCCTCATGATCCGCGGGTTGAACGGCTCGGGCCCTACCCCGCGCCGATGGAGCGTCGTGCCGGGCGCTATCGCGCACAGGTCATGCTTCAGTCCGACCTGCGCGCCCCCCTTCAGAATCTCCTGACGCAGTGGCTGCCGGCACTGGGCAGCCTTCCCGAGGCCCGCCGCGTGCGCTGGTCGATTGATGTCGACCCGGCCGAGACGCTATAG
- a CDS encoding Re/Si-specific NAD(P)(+) transhydrogenase subunit alpha, with the protein MSITIAVPKETANGERRVAIVPSVLKQLDKLGAEVRVQRGAGESAGFTDDLYEGVSWADGAEDLYKGADIVLRVQPPSVEEAGKLPEGSLLLGFMSPHEGDSRIRNLNKRKVTSFALELVPRITRAQSIDALSSQANIAGYKCSLMAAHLSPKLFPMLTTAAGTVRPARVVIIGAGVAGLQAIATAKRLGAIVEAYDVRSATKEQVESLGGKFIDTGVSAEGEGGYARELTEEEKAQQAEVLAQHIAQADAVVTTASIPGRPAPKIIDKATVERMKAGSVIVDMAAETGGNCELTEAGKEVNHQGVTIAGPRNIPSMAATHASEMYARNLCNLLALIIKDGEIQLDWEDQVVADSCLTHEGEIRHAPTRERMEGDK; encoded by the coding sequence ATGAGCATCACCATCGCCGTACCCAAGGAAACGGCCAACGGAGAGCGCCGGGTCGCCATCGTCCCCAGCGTCCTCAAACAGCTGGACAAGCTGGGCGCCGAGGTTCGCGTACAGCGGGGCGCCGGCGAGAGCGCCGGATTTACCGACGATCTCTACGAGGGGGTCAGCTGGGCCGACGGCGCCGAGGATCTCTACAAGGGCGCCGACATCGTGCTGCGCGTTCAGCCGCCGAGCGTTGAGGAGGCCGGAAAGCTGCCGGAAGGATCGCTGCTACTGGGTTTCATGAGCCCGCACGAAGGCGACAGCCGGATTCGTAACCTCAACAAGCGCAAGGTAACGAGTTTCGCGCTGGAGCTGGTGCCGCGAATCACCCGGGCACAGTCCATTGACGCACTGTCCTCCCAGGCCAACATCGCCGGGTACAAGTGCTCGCTCATGGCGGCGCACCTCTCGCCCAAGCTCTTCCCGATGCTCACCACCGCAGCCGGCACGGTCCGGCCCGCCCGCGTGGTCATTATCGGCGCCGGCGTGGCCGGTCTGCAGGCCATCGCCACCGCCAAGCGCCTGGGCGCCATCGTGGAGGCCTACGACGTCCGGTCAGCGACCAAGGAGCAGGTCGAGTCATTGGGCGGCAAGTTCATCGACACCGGCGTCAGCGCCGAGGGTGAGGGCGGATACGCCCGGGAGCTGACCGAAGAAGAGAAGGCTCAGCAGGCCGAGGTCCTCGCTCAGCATATCGCGCAGGCGGATGCTGTGGTCACCACCGCATCGATTCCGGGACGGCCGGCGCCGAAGATCATCGACAAGGCCACGGTAGAGCGCATGAAGGCCGGCTCGGTGATCGTCGACATGGCCGCGGAGACTGGTGGCAACTGCGAGTTGACCGAGGCCGGTAAGGAAGTCAACCATCAGGGCGTCACGATCGCCGGCCCCAGGAACATCCCCAGCATGGCGGCCACCCACGCCAGCGAGATGTATGCACGCAACCTCTGCAACCTGCTGGCGCTGATCATCAAAGACGGCGAAATCCAGCTGGACTGGGAAGACCAGGTGGTCGCGGACAGCTGTCTCACCCACGAGGGCGAAATCCGGCATGCGCCCACCCGCGAGCGCATGGAAGGAGACAAGTAA
- a CDS encoding NAD(P) transhydrogenase subunit alpha has product MAIEGFVAIYIFMLAGFAGFEVISRVPVILHTPLMSGSNFVHGIVVVGAMVVLGHAETVAEQVVGFIAVVLAAGNAVGGYVVTERMLEMFKSKDEQKKGAQE; this is encoded by the coding sequence ATGGCGATCGAAGGCTTTGTCGCAATCTACATTTTCATGCTGGCGGGTTTCGCCGGCTTCGAGGTCATCAGTCGGGTTCCGGTCATCCTGCATACGCCGCTGATGTCCGGCTCCAACTTTGTTCACGGCATCGTCGTGGTCGGCGCCATGGTGGTGCTGGGCCATGCCGAGACCGTCGCCGAACAGGTGGTCGGCTTCATCGCGGTCGTGCTTGCCGCCGGCAATGCGGTGGGTGGCTACGTGGTCACCGAGCGCATGCTGGAGATGTTCAAGAGCAAGGATGAGCAGAAGAAGGGGGCGCAGGAATGA
- a CDS encoding SPOR domain-containing protein: MATKGKTSKKPARGSGQASRKPNASAGGRQRSPVIWGITGLAMGLMVALVVHLEHTRPDRPTSSRTADGASGEPTASSERDQPRFEFYRLLSEQEVEVASRDAETLDNEGALPDANEPGGEPATQPPESNSGDADTLETTGGARYLLQAGSFRNASDAESLKASLALLGIEARIQVVELPGGETWHRVRIGPFADLQRVNAARERMAGQQIDAILLRAGG, encoded by the coding sequence GTGGCGACCAAGGGCAAGACCAGCAAAAAACCGGCCCGCGGGAGCGGGCAGGCAAGCCGCAAGCCGAATGCCAGCGCCGGCGGGCGGCAGCGAAGCCCCGTCATATGGGGGATCACAGGACTCGCCATGGGCCTGATGGTGGCCCTGGTCGTTCATCTGGAGCATACGCGCCCGGACCGTCCCACAAGCAGTCGTACGGCAGACGGGGCCAGCGGCGAGCCGACAGCCAGTAGCGAGAGGGATCAACCACGCTTCGAGTTCTATCGTCTGCTAAGCGAGCAGGAGGTAGAAGTCGCCAGCCGCGATGCCGAGACCCTGGATAACGAGGGCGCCCTGCCCGACGCCAATGAGCCGGGAGGCGAACCGGCAACACAACCGCCCGAGTCAAACAGTGGCGATGCGGACACCTTGGAGACCACCGGCGGTGCCCGTTACCTGCTTCAGGCGGGCTCCTTTCGAAACGCATCGGATGCCGAATCGCTAAAGGCCAGCCTGGCCCTGCTCGGCATCGAAGCGCGTATCCAGGTCGTCGAGCTTCCCGGCGGAGAAACCTGGCATCGTGTGCGCATCGGTCCGTTCGCGGATCTGCAGCGCGTCAATGCCGCGCGGGAGCGCATGGCCGGCCAGCAGATCGACGCCATCCTGCTCCGGGCCGGCGGTTGA
- a CDS encoding NAD(P)(+) transhydrogenase (Re/Si-specific) subunit beta: MSSPRTARKGIIWAGVGMVLATLVTFLHPAVHGVTNYVLIVIGIAVAGALAWWSGRRVGMTEMPQMVALYNGMGGGAAAAIAGVEMLRALRTLPGDLQNQAQALAADAGISVNAATAALRADGAGSAGVAGALGTDVAILAILGAFIGTVAFSGSLVAWAKLDGRMKRNRLVPAQQLVNILVFALAIIFGIMTFFTDSLAVVAIFFALGLLFGVFVAVPIGGADMPVIISLFNALTGLAVAFEGYAIGNPAMIIAGTVVGAAGTLLTQLMAKAMNRPITNVLFAGWGAEEGATSEGPEGEMKDVSAEDAGIMMAYAERVIIVPGYGMAVAQAQHKIWELVELLQDRGVEVKFAIHPVAGRMPGHMNVLLAEAGVPYDMIFDMEDINEEFATTDVAVVIGANDVVNPAARDDPSSPIYGMPILNVDEAENVLVIKRGRGTGFSGVENALFFGENTRMVFGDGQKVAGGMVQAVKGL; encoded by the coding sequence ATGAGCTCGCCGAGAACGGCGCGCAAGGGCATCATCTGGGCAGGCGTCGGCATGGTCCTCGCCACCCTGGTGACTTTCCTGCACCCGGCGGTCCATGGCGTGACCAACTATGTGCTCATCGTCATCGGCATCGCCGTGGCCGGCGCACTCGCCTGGTGGTCGGGGCGGCGCGTTGGCATGACCGAAATGCCGCAGATGGTCGCGCTCTACAACGGCATGGGTGGTGGCGCCGCCGCAGCTATCGCGGGCGTCGAGATGCTGCGCGCACTCCGTACCCTGCCGGGTGATCTGCAGAATCAGGCGCAGGCCCTGGCCGCTGATGCGGGCATCAGCGTCAACGCCGCCACTGCCGCCCTGCGTGCCGACGGCGCCGGCAGCGCCGGCGTGGCGGGCGCCCTTGGCACCGACGTGGCGATCCTCGCCATCCTCGGTGCGTTCATTGGCACCGTGGCCTTTTCCGGCTCCCTTGTGGCCTGGGCCAAGCTCGACGGGCGCATGAAGCGTAATCGCCTGGTGCCGGCGCAGCAGCTGGTCAATATCCTGGTGTTCGCGCTCGCGATCATCTTCGGGATCATGACCTTCTTCACCGACAGCCTGGCGGTCGTGGCGATCTTCTTCGCCCTCGGCCTGCTCTTCGGCGTGTTCGTGGCCGTTCCCATCGGCGGCGCCGACATGCCGGTGATCATCTCGCTGTTCAACGCGCTCACGGGCCTGGCGGTGGCATTCGAGGGTTACGCCATCGGCAACCCGGCCATGATCATCGCCGGTACGGTGGTGGGCGCCGCGGGCACGCTGCTCACGCAGCTCATGGCCAAGGCCATGAACCGGCCGATCACCAACGTCCTGTTCGCCGGCTGGGGTGCCGAGGAGGGCGCCACCAGCGAGGGGCCGGAAGGCGAGATGAAGGACGTCTCGGCCGAGGACGCCGGCATCATGATGGCCTATGCCGAACGGGTCATCATCGTGCCCGGTTACGGCATGGCCGTGGCGCAGGCGCAGCACAAGATCTGGGAGCTCGTCGAGCTTCTTCAGGACCGCGGTGTGGAGGTCAAATTCGCCATTCATCCGGTGGCGGGACGCATGCCCGGACACATGAATGTGCTTCTGGCCGAGGCCGGCGTGCCCTACGACATGATCTTCGACATGGAAGACATCAACGAAGAATTCGCCACCACCGATGTCGCCGTGGTGATCGGCGCCAACGACGTGGTCAACCCCGCCGCCCGGGACGATCCCTCCAGCCCGATCTACGGCATGCCCATCCTCAATGTGGATGAAGCCGAGAACGTGCTGGTGATCAAGCGTGGCCGTGGCACCGGATTCTCAGGGGTGGAAAACGCACTGTTCTTCGGTGAGAACACGCGGATGGTCTTCGGCGACGGCCAGAAGGTCGCCGGTGGCATGGTTCAGGCCGTCAAGGGCCTGTAA
- a CDS encoding ammonium transporter, which yields MNEVIELAYALDTFYFLISGALVMWMAAGFAMLESGLVRAKNTAEILTKNVALYSIASIMYLLCGYQIMYGGGSGFIPNFGMLIGADNTVASVVDGDAYYSVMSDFFFQVVFVATAMSIVSGAVAERMKLWSFLIFAIVMTGFIYPVQGFWKWGGGFLDAAGFQDFAGSGVVHMTGAAAALAGVILLGARKGKYGANGEVKAIPGSNMPLATLGTFILWLGWFGFNGGSQLVITNVLDANAVAAIFVNTNTAAAGGVVAALLTARAMFGKADLTMALNGGIAGLVAITAEPLTPAPLLATFIGAVGGVLVVFSIVTLDKLKIDDPVGAISAHGTVGIWGLIAVIFSNDAASIGGQLLGIISIFLWVFISAFIVWSILKATLGIRVSEEEEYEGLDVGECGLEAYPEFTRTQ from the coding sequence ATGAATGAAGTGATTGAACTGGCGTACGCGCTGGATACCTTCTACTTCCTGATCAGCGGTGCGCTGGTCATGTGGATGGCGGCCGGCTTTGCCATGCTCGAGTCGGGTCTCGTGCGGGCCAAGAATACCGCCGAGATCCTCACCAAGAACGTGGCGCTGTATTCCATCGCCTCCATCATGTACCTGCTCTGCGGCTATCAGATCATGTACGGCGGCGGCTCGGGGTTCATCCCGAACTTCGGCATGCTGATCGGGGCCGACAACACGGTCGCGAGTGTGGTTGATGGCGATGCCTACTACTCGGTGATGTCCGACTTCTTCTTCCAGGTCGTGTTCGTGGCAACGGCCATGTCCATTGTCTCGGGTGCCGTCGCGGAACGCATGAAGCTCTGGAGCTTCCTCATCTTCGCCATCGTCATGACCGGCTTCATCTACCCCGTCCAGGGCTTCTGGAAGTGGGGCGGCGGCTTCCTGGACGCCGCGGGCTTCCAGGATTTCGCCGGTTCGGGTGTAGTGCATATGACCGGTGCCGCCGCCGCGCTTGCAGGCGTGATCCTGCTCGGGGCGCGCAAGGGCAAATACGGTGCTAACGGTGAGGTCAAGGCCATCCCGGGCTCCAACATGCCCCTGGCGACGCTGGGTACATTCATCCTGTGGCTGGGCTGGTTCGGCTTCAACGGTGGCTCGCAGCTCGTCATCACGAACGTGCTCGACGCCAACGCGGTGGCTGCAATCTTCGTCAACACCAACACCGCTGCGGCCGGCGGCGTTGTCGCGGCGTTGCTCACGGCCCGTGCGATGTTCGGCAAGGCCGATCTCACCATGGCGCTGAACGGCGGGATCGCAGGCCTTGTGGCGATCACGGCCGAGCCGCTGACCCCGGCGCCATTGCTGGCGACCTTCATCGGCGCCGTGGGTGGTGTACTGGTGGTGTTCTCCATCGTGACCCTCGACAAGCTCAAGATCGACGATCCGGTGGGTGCCATCTCGGCCCACGGTACGGTCGGTATCTGGGGCCTGATCGCCGTGATCTTCAGCAACGACGCCGCGAGCATCGGCGGCCAGTTGCTGGGCATCATCTCCATCTTCCTGTGGGTGTTCATCTCGGCGTTCATCGTCTGGAGCATCCTCAAGGCCACGCTGGGTATCCGCGTGAGCGAGGAAGAGGAGTACGAAGGGCTTGATGTCGGCGAGTGCGGTCTGGAGGCCTATCCAGAGTTCACCCGTACCCAGTAA